From one Meles meles chromosome 18, mMelMel3.1 paternal haplotype, whole genome shotgun sequence genomic stretch:
- the LOC123930221 gene encoding glial fibrillary acidic protein isoform X2: MERRRVASAARRSYASSLEVVGGSLVSGRRLGPGTRLSLARMPLPLPARVDFSLAGALNTGFKETRASERAEMMELNDRFASYIEKVRFLEQQNKALAAELNQLRAKEPTKLADVYQAELRELRLRLDQLTASSARLEVERDNLAQDLGTLRQKLQDETNLRLDAENNLANYRQEADEATLARLDLERKIESLEEEIRFLRKIHEEEVQELQEQLARQQVHVELDVAKPDLTAALREIRTQYEAMASSNMHEAEEWYRSKFADLNDAAARNAELLRQAKHEANDYRRQLQALTCDLESLRGTNESLERQMREQEERHAREAASYQEALARLEEEGQSLKDEMARHLQEYQDLLNIKLALDIEIATYRKLLEGEENRITIPVQTFSNLQIRGGKSTKEGEIHQVTRHLKSLTIQVIPIQAHQIVNGAPPALETSLDTKSVSEGHLKRNIVVKTVEMRDGEVIKESKQEHKEVM, encoded by the exons ATGGAGAGGAGACGGGTTGCCTCGGCTGCTCGCCGCTCCTATGCCTCCTCCTTGGAAGTGGTAGGGGGAAGTCTGGTCTCTGGCCGCCGGCTGGGGCCGGGCACCCGCCTCTCCCTGGCCAGGATGCCACTTCCACTCCCAGCCCGGGTGGACTTCTCCCTGGCCGGGGCCCTCAACACCGGCTTCAAGGAGACCCGGGCCAGTGAGCGGGCGGAGATGATGGAGCTCAACGACCGCTTTGCCAGCTACATCGAGAAGGTGCGCTTCCTGGAACAGCAGAACAAGGCGCTGGCCGCAGAGCTGAACCAGCTGCGGGCCAAGGAGCCCACCAAGCTGGCCGACGTCTACCAGGCTGAGCTGCGAGAGCTAAGGCTACGGCTAGACCAGCTCACGGCCAGCAGCGCCCGGCTCGAGGTTGAGAGAGACAATCTGGCACAGGACCTTGGCACCCTGAGGCAGAA GCTCCAGGATGAAACCAACCTGAGGCTGGATGCTGAGAACAACCTGGCCAACTATCGACAG gAAGCAGATGAAGCCACCCTAGCGCGCCTGGATCTGGAGAGGAAGATTGAGTCTCTAGAGGAGGAAATCCGGTTTTTGAGGAAGATCCATGAGGAG GAGGTGCAGGAGCTCCAGGAGCAGCTGGCCCGGCAGCAGGTCCACGTGGAGCTGGATGTGGCCAAGCCGGACCTCACGGCGGCCCTGCGAGAGATCCGCACGCAGTATGAGGCCATGGCGTCCAGCAACATGCACGAGGCTGAGGAGTGGTACCGGTCCAAG TTTGCTGACCTGAACGACGCTGCTGCCCGCAACGCTGAGCTGCTCCGCCAGGCCAAGCACGAGGCCAACGACTACCGTCGCCAGCTGCAGGCCTTGACCTGCGACCTGGAGTCCTTGCGGGGCACG AATGAGTCCCTGGAGAGGCAGATGCGGGAGCAGGAGGAGCGCCACGCACGGGAGGCAGCGAGTTACCAGGAGGCGCTGGCCcggctggaggaggaggggcagagcctCAAAGACGAGATGGCCCGCCATCTGCAGGAGTACCAGGACCTGCTAAACATCAAGCTGGCCCTGGACATAGAGATCGCCACATACAGGAAGTTGCTGGAGGGCGAGGAGAACCG CATCACCATTCCTGTGCAGACCTTCTCCAACCTGCAGATCCGAG GGGGCAAAAGCACCAAAGAAGGGGAAATTCACCAGGTCACAAGACATCTCAAAAGCCTCACAATACAAGTTATACCAATACAGGCTCACCAGATTGTAAATGGAGCCCCGCCGGCTCTCG AAACCAGCCTGGACACCAAGTCCGTGTCAGAAGGCCACCTCAAGAGGAACATTGTGGTAAAGACCGTGGAGATGCGGGACGGAGAG GTCATTAAGGAGTCCAAGCAGGAGCACAAGGAAGTGATGTGA
- the LOC123930221 gene encoding glial fibrillary acidic protein isoform X1 — MERRRVASAARRSYASSLEVVGGSLVSGRRLGPGTRLSLARMPLPLPARVDFSLAGALNTGFKETRASERAEMMELNDRFASYIEKVRFLEQQNKALAAELNQLRAKEPTKLADVYQAELRELRLRLDQLTASSARLEVERDNLAQDLGTLRQKLQDETNLRLDAENNLANYRQEADEATLARLDLERKIESLEEEIRFLRKIHEEEVQELQEQLARQQVHVELDVAKPDLTAALREIRTQYEAMASSNMHEAEEWYRSKFADLNDAAARNAELLRQAKHEANDYRRQLQALTCDLESLRGTNESLERQMREQEERHAREAASYQEALARLEEEGQSLKDEMARHLQEYQDLLNIKLALDIEIATYRKLLEGEENRITIPVQTFSNLQIRETSLDTKSVSEGHLKRNIVVKTVEMRDGEVIKESKQEHKEVM, encoded by the exons ATGGAGAGGAGACGGGTTGCCTCGGCTGCTCGCCGCTCCTATGCCTCCTCCTTGGAAGTGGTAGGGGGAAGTCTGGTCTCTGGCCGCCGGCTGGGGCCGGGCACCCGCCTCTCCCTGGCCAGGATGCCACTTCCACTCCCAGCCCGGGTGGACTTCTCCCTGGCCGGGGCCCTCAACACCGGCTTCAAGGAGACCCGGGCCAGTGAGCGGGCGGAGATGATGGAGCTCAACGACCGCTTTGCCAGCTACATCGAGAAGGTGCGCTTCCTGGAACAGCAGAACAAGGCGCTGGCCGCAGAGCTGAACCAGCTGCGGGCCAAGGAGCCCACCAAGCTGGCCGACGTCTACCAGGCTGAGCTGCGAGAGCTAAGGCTACGGCTAGACCAGCTCACGGCCAGCAGCGCCCGGCTCGAGGTTGAGAGAGACAATCTGGCACAGGACCTTGGCACCCTGAGGCAGAA GCTCCAGGATGAAACCAACCTGAGGCTGGATGCTGAGAACAACCTGGCCAACTATCGACAG gAAGCAGATGAAGCCACCCTAGCGCGCCTGGATCTGGAGAGGAAGATTGAGTCTCTAGAGGAGGAAATCCGGTTTTTGAGGAAGATCCATGAGGAG GAGGTGCAGGAGCTCCAGGAGCAGCTGGCCCGGCAGCAGGTCCACGTGGAGCTGGATGTGGCCAAGCCGGACCTCACGGCGGCCCTGCGAGAGATCCGCACGCAGTATGAGGCCATGGCGTCCAGCAACATGCACGAGGCTGAGGAGTGGTACCGGTCCAAG TTTGCTGACCTGAACGACGCTGCTGCCCGCAACGCTGAGCTGCTCCGCCAGGCCAAGCACGAGGCCAACGACTACCGTCGCCAGCTGCAGGCCTTGACCTGCGACCTGGAGTCCTTGCGGGGCACG AATGAGTCCCTGGAGAGGCAGATGCGGGAGCAGGAGGAGCGCCACGCACGGGAGGCAGCGAGTTACCAGGAGGCGCTGGCCcggctggaggaggaggggcagagcctCAAAGACGAGATGGCCCGCCATCTGCAGGAGTACCAGGACCTGCTAAACATCAAGCTGGCCCTGGACATAGAGATCGCCACATACAGGAAGTTGCTGGAGGGCGAGGAGAACCG CATCACCATTCCTGTGCAGACCTTCTCCAACCTGCAGATCCGAG AAACCAGCCTGGACACCAAGTCCGTGTCAGAAGGCCACCTCAAGAGGAACATTGTGGTAAAGACCGTGGAGATGCGGGACGGAGAG GTCATTAAGGAGTCCAAGCAGGAGCACAAGGAAGTGATGTGA
- the KIF18B gene encoding kinesin-like protein KIF18B, whose translation MVMPVEDSKVRVVVRVRPPTPRELESQRRPVVQVVDERVLVFDPEEPDGGFLGLKWGSTHDGPRKKGKDLTFVFDRVFDEAATQQDVFQHTTHSVLDSFLQGYNCSVFAYGATGAGKTHTMLGREGDPGIMYLTTMELYRRLEAHQEEKRFEVLISYQEVYNEQIHDLLEPKGPLAIREDPDKGVVVPGLSFHQPTSAEQLLELLTRGNHNRTQHPTDANATSSRSHAIFQIFVKQQDRVPGLTQALRVAKMSLIDLAGSERASSTHAKGERLREGANINRSLLALINVLNALADAKGRKSHVPYRDSKLTRLLKDSIGGNCHTVMIATISPSSLTYEDTYNTLKYADRAKEIKLALKSNVISLDCHISQYAAVCQQLQAEVAALREKLQVYEAREGARPQDLPKSPKSGPSQQLLPIQPCTLELPPGSAVLQEESLGPETQVGKVVEGNSPDPELPQEDEDKDAVEKEVPIQVPEQILGHQLPRSPSLTLQPKPDVGCLSPQNLGRDHSKQLALKVLCLARRQYSLLQAANLLTPDMIMEFETLLQLVQEGNAEPEAKASGTPSPAQGLSLEPCSESDSPGYSGPVTRTMARQLSGLMPTLGVLPGPDRTQAQVSRRPTEKKKRRRRPSPSEPDSPRAPKPGTKRQRQSFLPCLRRGSLPEAQPSLGPTTPKGEKASTTCHSPRICSATVIKSRVPLGPSAVQNCSTPLSLPARDLNATFDLSEEAPSKQGFQERVGWEDVPQELNRLDQPFILSGPVPLFTMKGPKPTSSFSGASARKKRRAASSSVSRSLGVARGRSRIARLPSSTLKKPAGPFAIPANWPVEAPSSPRCPGNQQELMGIGRALSSGSCVAKVS comes from the exons ATGGTGATGCCAGTGGAGGACAGCAAGGTGCGGGTCGTGGTGCgggtccggccccccaccccgCGGGAGCTGGAGAGTCAGCGGCGGCCTGTGGTTCAGGTGGTGGATGAGCGGGTGCTGGTGTTTGACCCCGAGGAGCCCGACGGGGGCTTCCTCGGCCTCAAGTGGGGCAGCACCCACGACGGCCCCAGGAAGAAGGGCAAAGATCTGACGTTTGTCTTTGACCGGGTGTTTGATGAGGCGGCCACCCAACAGGACGTGTTCCAGCACACCACCCACAGCGTTCTGGACAGCTTCCTCCAGGGCTACAACTGCTCAG TGTTTGCCTATGGGGCCACCGGGGCTGGGAAGACACACACCATGCTGGGAAGAGAgggggaccctggcatcatgtaCCTGACGACCATGGAACTCTACAGGCGGCTTGAGGCCCACCAGGAGGAAAAGCGATTCGAGGTTCTCATCAGCTACCAGGAG gtGTACAATGAGCAGATCCATGACCTCCTGGAGCCCAAGGGGCCCCTCGCCATCCGGGAGGACCCCGACAAGGGCGTGGTGGTTCCAGGACTCTCCTTCCACCAG CCCACCTCCGCGGAGCAGCTGCTGGAGCTGCTGACCAGGGGGAACCACAACCGCACGCAGCACCCGACTGATGCCAACGCTACATCCTCCCGCTCCCATGCCATCTTCCAG atCTTCGTGAAGCAGCAGGACCGGGTTCCAGGTCTGACTCAGGCCCTTCGAGTGGCCAAGATGAGCCTGATTGACCTGGCCGGTTCGGAGCGGGCGTCCAGCACCCATGCGAAGGGGGAGCGGCTGCGGGAGGGCGCCAACATCAACCGGTCCCTGCTGGCCCTCATCAATGTCCTCAACGCCCTGGCCGATGCCAAG GGCCGTAAGTCTCACGTGCCCTACCGGGACAGCAAGCTGACCCGTCTGCTCAAGGACTCCATCGGGGGCAACTGCCACACGGTGATGATCGCTACCATCAGCCCCTCCAGTCTGACCTACGAGGACACCTACAACACCCTCAAGTATGCCGACCGCGCCAAGGAGATCAAGCTCGCG CTTAAGAGCAACGTGATCAGCCTGGACTGTCACATCAGCCAGTATGCCGCCGTCTGCCAGCAGCTGCAGGCTGAG GTGGCCGCCCTGAGGGAAAAGCTCCAAGTATATGAGGCGAGAGAGGGGGCCAGACCGCAGGACCTCCCGAAATCCCCCAAATCGGGCCCTTCCCAGCAACT CCTTCCCATCCAGCCCTGCACTCTAGAGCTCCCCCCAGGGTCTGCAGTCCTTCAGGAGGAGAGCCTGGGGCCAGAGACCCAAGTGGGGAAGGTCGTGGAAGGGAACTCACCAGACCCGGAGCTGCCCCAGGAAGACGAGGACAAAGACGCGGTGGAGAAGGAG GTTCCCATCCAGGTACCAGAGCAGATCCTCGGACACCAGCTGCCAAGGTCCCCTAGCCTGACCCTGCAGCCCAAGCCAGATGTGGGCTGCCTCTCCCCACAGAACTTGGGCAGAGACCATTCTAAGCA gTTGGCCTTGAAGGTGCTGTGCCTGGCGCGGAGGCAGTACTCCCTGCTCCAAGCGGCCAACCTGCTGACCCCCGACATGATCATGGAGTTCGAGACGCTGCTGCAGCTAGTGCAAGAGGGAAACGCTGAGCCTGAGGCAAAGGCCTCAGGCACACCCAGCCCGGCTCAGGGGCTGTCTCTGGAGCCGTGTTCCGAATCTG ATTCTCCAGGCTATTCCGGCCCCGTGACCCGGACCATGGCAAGGCAACTGAGTGGCCTCATGCCCACCCTCGGGGTCCTACCAGGGCCCGACCGCACCCAAGCCCAGGTTTCCCGGCGGCCcacagagaagaagaagaggaggaggagaccaaGCCCCTCGGAGCCAGACAGTCCCCGAGCCCCAAAGCCGGGAACCAAGCGCCAGCGCCAGTCTTTCTTGCCCTGCCTGAGGAGAGGGTCCCTGCCTGAGGCTCAGCCTTCACTCGGGCCCACCACCCCCAAAGGGGAAAAGGCCTCCACGACTTGCCACTCCCCTCGCATCTGCTCAGCCACAGTCATCAAAAGCCGGGTGCCCCTGGGCCCCTCTGCTGTGCAGAACTGCTCCacccctctgtccctgcctgctCGGGACCTCAATGCCACCTTTGATCTCTCGGAGGAAGCCCCCTCGAAGCAGGGTTTCCAGGAACGCGTTGGCTGGGAGGATGTCCCCCAGGAGCTGAACAGGCTGGATCAGCCCTTCATCCTCAG TGGACCTGTGCCGCTGTTCACCATGAAAGGCCCCAAACCAACATCTTCCTTCTCTGGGGCCTCAGCCCGCAAGAAGAGGCGAGCTGCCAG tTCCTCAGTCTCCCGCTCCCTGGGAGTGGCCCGGGGCCGCAGCCGCATCGCCCGCCTCCCCAGCAGCACCTTGAAGAAGCCAGCTGGACCCTTCGCAATCCCAG ccAACTGGCCCGTGGAGGCCCCCTCCAGTCCCCGCTGCCCTGGCAACCAGCAGGAACTGATGGGGATTGGGAGAGCCCTGTCGTCTGGGAGCTGTGTCGCCAAGGTGTCCTGA